The nucleotide window gagagggataaaatatatttgcccagtcatttggtgtaaactcacatgctagtaaaatgtattgaatcttaCTTTAAGAGTCTTTgttatggacatcctttgatggcagttgagtatgctgtatgtattttccaaattatctaaattcatcaatgaaatccaacaaaaaatcactttttggcaaagtgccaaattataatacattggtacagcggtcagtaacacactctttactataggtggatatagatatcataaataaggagggaattttatggggaatcgagatttatggagaaaattagttgtctttttcaattttttacataccacaaggacaaaacatgggcaaaacgggctgaattttgcagttcaattagccctcatagactgctgtcggtttccatggcaacggatggtagaaattcggtggtggggttgaaattatgtaagatggtgcaagtaaagttaatactgtgaaaatcaaagaaatctgtgacattgagtggccagaccctatctgatttctttgatttttacatagaattgatcttaaaacgtatatacaggaggaatgtgcaactaaacgacaatgaataaaataacatggtgtagaattctagacttttggtatactttatatcaattcaagtttgttcaaatcatgggctccggggcttggatggggccacaataggggatcaaagttttacatacaaatatataggaaaaatcttctcaagaaccactgagccagaaaagctgattttcacatgaaaactttctgacatagtgcagattcaagtttgttcaaatcatggccccgggggggggggggggggggggtaggatgggaccacaagggggatcaaagttttacatacaaatatatagttaaaatctttttctcaataaccactgagtcagaaaagctgatatttacaagaaaactttctgacatagtgcagattcaagtttgttcaaatcatggaccccggggtgtaggatggggccacaagtagggggggggggggtgtcaaagttatacatacaaatatataggaaaaatcttcttctcaagaaccataatctcagcgagattcgtcgaggctggatatttggactgacgcctcttccgaatctcagaccagtgtcacataaagtgattcgggaaatcttgcctgaacttcggccgcttgttgcgattaaaatgggttaaattgaatttcttgtccgcttcaacttttcgccttagacatcttattaactccctatcacaatgaaacatgcatttcttacctttacaaggtgtaaatcccacagtaattcaagttggctattttcgaagtcatttcaaacggccaccatttcatattttaccttctcaacactggagagttccgatatactacttcatgacaatttgtactatgattgaaaatgcagaacttactggttgacaattactttgtacaaagtatttaagcataaaaattaaaagcaataaaaagaaaactgtgtaacatttaatcaatctatttgaaggcgtcctaaactatcggaactcttcagtgttgagaaggtaaaatatgaaatggtggccgtttgcaatggcttcgaaaatagccaacatAATTTTCAGGCGGTATGGTAAAAGAACAAAGTGAGcgattatatttttttctttcttaaacttttgtattctaaaaaaaaaaaaaaaaagcttttgtATTCTAAAaccatgaaaaatatattcaaaatcacctgaacatgtaaaataaacaatattctattatttttaaaagGGACATTTATAGCTTTGAAAGtgatggtattttttttttaactcaaaATTTCTCattggcataggaatatataaaaatgactacccggtaataaaaacatttgttttgcacaaaaacaagagaaaccctAACAAGACTttgttagataaccgcttttggTGTAACGAAATGTATATGGAAGAATAATTGGCTTACAAgacattttttattcaattatcaaaaattatgtacataattcatgtgcctgctttggggataaaaagtgtttgaaataatcaaatcGTGCTGTTATTGCTGAAATATATATTGAGCAATTTTTATGGAATTAAAGTTtttgtgacaaaatgacagccaATGCCCCTTTGAATACACATATTGATAATTCAGTACATGCAAATTTACAGGCGGTGTTTCTGTAAGACATTTTGtttataccccaaatgtgataatatattgcTTAGTTTACGTGTTCAAAGCACTGTGTATAGAAGTTCATTATTTGATgaagaaatgaataacaaaattcagtgaatgcatttaaaattgtatttgtacatgtacatacatgtgtaattgCTATTTCAAGACTAAATATGCTGTCATTTGCCTAGTTCCggatcacattttcattaacgaTTGCTGGCGGTTCAACGAAGATCATTTAGGTTTCAATCTTCTTGTGAGAAGATCAGAAGATTCTCAAATGaaaaatcatttgaattatCTGAACATTGCTGTATATGTCACAGGTCTTTACATTTTCCAATCCCAAGTTCATATGTTCATTCTGCATCACACCGCCAGTTCCGAATCACGGAGATGTTTGAAACGACTGCATGCCGATTCGAACATTGACTGATCCGATCCTACATTCAATCGGTCTCATACTTTAAATCAGTATGTCTGTATATTTATTCCATTTAAGATATACCTAgtttttgtagaaataaaaacaaaagcaGATACTAGTTTAATATGAACAATATTCAAAGCTTCACATTTAGACATAGCCAAAATGCGGCATTCAAAACTCTCTTCATTAGCATTCATAATTATCTTTCTCTGAGGCTGTTCATGATATGATATTATATCTACACGGAATAAAAATTTCTCGCCATTTTCTTGCGGATTTGGCAGGGTGGGAAAATTggaatggaaaaaaaaagttCTAAAATTAAATATGCTAAAGTTGAATAAACTACGgtatacattttaaatattaCTTTCAAGAAGTAAATCTAGACACAATGCGTACTATATTAACAATCTCAAttttctaattaaaaaaaaaagtttgttgaGATTATAAAAAATGTGTGCTTTTTATATCTAACGTAGAGTGTCACCAATATGAACTGAAATATTGCTCAAAGTTTAAAACTAAGTTCAATATTACGCATGTGACACGACTGATCCGAAATTGGTTCAGCAGATTGTGTTTCTTTGGTAAGACATCTTGACTACAATAATACacttaataaagaaattaattgaTGCTATTGCTGAAAAATGTCTCAATTAAATGCATTAATGTTTTTGCAAGAAACGTGGTTATACTTTAGCTACAGTCTTTTCCCCACAACACGATTTTTCCTACGCGTGAAAATTACTAAGATGTCAAagtcatttttagctcacctgaagcgaaggttcaagtgagctattctgatcacattttgtccggcgtccgtctgtctgtccgtctgtctgtaaacttttcacattttcaacttcttctccagaaccactgggccaatttcaacctaactaggccaaaagcatccttgggtgaagggctttcaagtttgttcaaatgaagggccatgtccctttcaaaggagagataatcacaaaaatgcaaaaatagggtggggtcatttaaaaatcttcttctcaagaaccactgggccagaagagctgaaatttacctgaaagcttcctgacatattgcagattcaagtttgttcaaatcatggcccccggtagtaggatggggccacaagggggaatcaaagttttacatacaaatatataggaaaaaactttaaaaatcttcttctcaagaaccactaagccagaaaagctgagatttacatgaaagcttcgacctgacataatgcagattcaagtttgttcaaatcatgggcccctggggttggatggggccacaataggggatcaaagttttacatacaaatatataggaaaaatctttaaaaatcttcttctcaagaaccactgagccagaaaagctgatttttacatgaaaactttctgacatagtacagattcaagtttgttcaaatcatggcccccgggggtaggatggggccccaaggggtggatcaaagttttacacacaaatatatagggaaaaactttaaaaatcttcttctcaagaaccactaagccagaaaagctgagatttacatgaaagcttcctgacataatgcagattcaagtttgttcaaatcatggcccctgggggttggatggggctacaaaaggggatcaaagttttacatacaaatatataggaaaaatctttttctcaataaccactgagtcagaaaagctgatatttacaagaaaactttctgacatagtgcagattcaagtttgttcaaatcatggcccccgggggtaggatgggtccacaagtgggggggggggtgtcaaagttttacatacaaatatataggaaaaatctttaaaaatcttcttctcaagaaccactgagccagaaaagctgatttttacatgaaaactttctgacatagtgcagattcaagtttgttcaaatcatggcccccggggataggatggggccccaaggggggatcaaagttttacacacaaatatatagggaaaagcttttaaaatcttcttctcaagaaccactaagccagaaaagctgagatttacatgaaagcttcctgacataatacagattcaagtttgttcaaatcatggccccagggggttggatggggccacaataggggatcaaagttttacatacaaatatataggaaaaatctttttctcaataaccactgagtcagaaaagctgatatttacaagaaaactttctgacatagtgcagattcaagtttgttcaaatcatggcccccggggggtaggatggggccacaagtgggggggggggggggcggtgtcaaagttttacatacaaatatataggaaaaatcttcttctcaagaaccactgagccagaaaagctgatttttacatgaaaactttctgacatattgcagattcaagtttgttcaaatcatggcccccagggataggatggggccccaaggggggatcaaagttttgcacacaaatatatagggaaaaactttaaaaatcttcttctcaagaaccactaagccagaaaagctgagatttacatgaaagcttcctgacataatgcagattcaaatttattcaaatcatgggctccggggcttggatggggccacaataggggatcaaagttttacatacaaatatataggaaaaatcttcttctcaagaaccactgagccagaaaagctgattttttcatgaaaactttttgacatagtgcagattcaagtttgttcaaatcatggcccctgggggtaggatgaggccacaagggggatcaaagttttacatacaaatatatagttaaaatctttttctcaataaccactgagtcagaaaagctgatatttacaagaaaactttctgacatagtgaagattcaagattgttcaaatcatggcccccgggggttagaatggggccacaattggggggggggtcaaagttttaatattaaatataggaaaaagctttaaaaatcttcttctcaagaaccattgggccaaagaagttgacatttacatgaaagctttctgacatagtgtagattcaagtttgcaaagggtagtttgggccataatagggactaaggttttacatgcaaatatatatggaaagtcttcagatatgggccaaagtgactcaggtgagcgatgtggcccatgggcctcttgttttttctggttcaacacatttattcaattctTTTAGTCAGGATTTTTACAACTGCCCCTACATCCCAACCTGACAAGCGGGTATGGGGACTCAATGCTATTTACACAAACACTAAGATGTCGAAGGCATACTAGaaaacctggcctggccccattggcaggcctggcctcaaaattgacctggccccaattttggcctctaattatgctccataacaaattttggcctggtctcaaatttggcctctaaaaaattttggcctcaaccaaaaaaaaaaaaaaatttaaattcaaaatttctgttgaattcattgaataataaaattagttttagtttttcaaagtcatagcagataaatgatatgtttctgttgcTTTGTATAtgtgcattttaaaataatcagacctgtcaattaaaatttcacatcaattatacactacttcctcatattttaataatgttcttcgtgtagatgttacacgacttatttttcctcagcagcaccaactgttgacaagatctgccattttaatgaaagcactaaatacccgatagatttaaaatctcaaataccttaaaattgatcaaaacatcaataaatcaatcagattggtagtaattcatgtttattctaatgtacatatatcattttatttctacaacttttaaaaactaaaaccaataataaatcaatgaaatcaatcacaaTTCTGGGGGGaaaatcaatatgccaattGTTTCATTAGTTGTGCAATCTGTTTTggtgtgtactagtacatacagatatgaagggaaagaaaatgatttaatcaataaactgatcaatagatattcaataaaatcaatcagattggtggtagttcatgattattttaaagtgcacatttacaaaacaacagaaacatatcatttatctgctatgactttgaaaaactaaaaccaataataaatcaatgaattcaatcaaaattttgaattaagtttttttttttggttgaagCCAAAAAAAATTTTAGAGTCCAAATTTGAGGCAAGAccaacttttgaggccaggccaaaatttaGGATGGAGCATATTTGAaggccaaaattggggccaggccaattttgaggccagaccaggccaatggggccaggccaggttttatagtatttttaaaaaaaaaaaattaaaatagaattaatttttttttggttgaggccaaaaaaaaattttagaggccaaatttgaagccaggccaaaatttgggatgAAGCATAATTAGAGAccaaaattggggccaggccaattttgaggccaggctagtccaggttttatagtatgcttTAACTTTTCtgttaaaaatttttttaaagatacatgtatatcactctCTACAGAAAGAGTCACAAACCATTTGGAATTCACTTCATTTTATTAGGTCATCTGattaaactcaggtgacctattgccatCAGTCGGCGTGCATTGTACCTCATacgttaacaattttacatttttaacttcttgaaaactacaaggTGAATCATTGATTACCATTTTTGGTTTGAAGCATTTATAGGATAGGAGgaatataaattgtgaaatcTATGATAAAACCTCCCTTTGGGCCTCATGAGCGGGGCAAAATAtgcaaaaaaatcaaattttcaaaactcttctctaTTCCCACACATGtgggagaaaaactaaatgtatggttatgatgtccatgaaacCCTCTattaaatttgtgaaattcatggcccttgGGTGAGGTGTTCAGGTCCTAGTACGGGCCAATATGACCCTATAGagaaaatgcataaaatctttgaaaaccTTCTCTACTAGCTGCCACAtgtatttgagaaaaactaaatgtatttATAACTATGAGGTCCATGCAGTTCTCTACctgaattgtaaaattcatggctTCTGGGTCAGAGATTCAAGCTCTAGGGCAGGCCCAATATGGGCCTATAgtgaaaatatatgaaaatttatattttttcttttctactTTCCCAGTGACATGCAAGATAAATATATGGCTATGATAACCACAATGCCCTCTTCTTAAATAGTGCAATTCAAGGGTCAGgtagtggttttttttttgggggggggggggggtagtgtcaaaatgatttatttgttTCAGACTTCCATTTTTCCTTCTGTAAATTAATAGGTATTgtgtgcatattttgaaagatcataaacatgtaacCAGATGATGATGTACGGggatgtttgttttgtttttctcaaTTAAAGGTCATTATACCTTTGCTtggtttattgttgttttgacAATTCTATATGTGAAGAGATGCGGAAAATTGAAACTCTTACTTTGTAATTGCTCTGTAAGCAACTGTTGTAATTATAACCTCACATGCAGTGATACCGTAGATTGAAATTACTACTTCATTAAGAAATTGTCCGCGAAGGTCGTATTTTACAACCTCTGTACCTGTATTTTTAGCACAAGGATGGACAGTTCTATTGTCTGTTTAAGCAAGAacattggaattttttttttttacttctaaGTGTCATAGGTGGACAGAGTCAATTGGAATTGTTTGTCCTTGGAAAATAATATGAATACTCATGTATTTTGTGCTTTGAGAGAGAAGAAAAACAGAAGCAGAAAGAGTTAGAGAGTTGTTGGTAAAATCTGTACTTGTAATAAAAGTTGGAAAATTAACTTGGATTTGTCTTCTAAAGACAAAAAGGGTTACACATGTGCGCAAATTGAGACacgtaaatataaatatgagcCCCCCTGTATATGATACTCGGGTGATCGTTaaggctcatgggcctcttgtttgttttattttcacctGATGTATCTTCAAGGCAAttataaattgtttttatctCATTTCAGTAAATTTATTTCTCCATTTGCTTTAGACCAAACACGATAGACAGTGAACAGCTTTACAAGTCACTGGGATCTTTGATACCATTATCATTTATGACAGATGAAGATGGCTGCACACTGATGAAAGTTCTTATGGATGAACCAGAGCTTGTCACTACAATAAATACTGGGTATAAAAAACTCCGCAATGTTACCTGTCTGAGTGAAGAAGAATTCTGGACAAGTGCAGAAGTCAGTGATATGAAATGCTTTAATGTTCAAGGTACAGTTACCAatacaatcaaaacaaaatcagGGGAATGGCCAGCTGATATAGCAGTGACAAGTGATGGGGATCTAGTGTACTCTAGTGGGACTGTGAATAAAGTGAAGAGTGGACAGACAGAGGAGGTGATCAGACTACAGGACTGGATACCTACCAATCTCTGTGTCACCTCCTCTGGTGATATCCTGGTTACCATATACAGTGATGATACAACACAATCCAAAGTTGTCCGTTACTCAGgttccacagagaaacaaacaatCCAGTATGATGATGAGGGAAAGCCTCTATATTCAGGAAATAGTAAAATTAAATACATCAGTGAGAACAgaaacctggatatctgtgtggctgactgtGGAGCtggtgcagtagtggtggtcaatcacgcaggaaaactccgatttagatacactggtcactCTTCTACTACCAAAAACAATGCATTCAGTGTCCATGGAATCACAACAGACATTCAGAGTCagatcctgacagcagactttAATAACAACTGTATCCACATCCTGGACCAGAATGGACAGTTCCTCCGCTATATAGATAACTGTGATCTGAGGAATCCAttcggtttatgtgtggacaaaAGTGACAACTTGTTTGTTGCTGAGTATTCTAGTGGAAAtgtgaaaaaaatcaaatatttacaatGAATACTATTGTTTATAGCCAAGTTAGAGACTTCAAAGTATCGAGGTAAATGGTTAAAACTTATTTCATCTGTCAGGATGGGTGAAGAATGATACAGAGATTGCGAAATTTCAAATGTCGACACTCCACCCCAGACTTCACTTCCTGTCCCATCTCTATAAAAGTTATCTGGATGTCAAATTAATTCTGTAATGGATGTCAAACTTCTAAAGCACAACAAATAACA belongs to Ostrea edulis chromosome 7, xbOstEdul1.1, whole genome shotgun sequence and includes:
- the LOC125655148 gene encoding tripartite motif-containing protein 2-like isoform X1, whose translation is MTDEDGCTLMKVLMDEPELVTTINTGYKKLRNVTCLSEEEFWTSAEVSDMKCFNVQGTVTNTIKTKSGEWPADIAVTSDGDLVYSSGTVNKVKSGQTEEVIRLQDWIPTNLCVTSSGDILVTIYSDDTTQSKVVRYSGSTEKQTIQYDDEGKPLYSGNSKIKYISENRNLDICVADCGAGAVVVVNHAGKLRFRYTGHSSTTKNNAFSVHGITTDIQSQILTADFNNNCIHILDQNGQFLRYIDNCDLRNPFGLCVDKSDNLFVAEYSSGNVKKIKYLQ